In Passer domesticus isolate bPasDom1 chromosome 32, bPasDom1.hap1, whole genome shotgun sequence, the following are encoded in one genomic region:
- the LOC135288205 gene encoding LOW QUALITY PROTEIN: G protein-activated inward rectifier potassium channel 3-like (The sequence of the model RefSeq protein was modified relative to this genomic sequence to represent the inferred CDS: deleted 1 base in 1 codon), translated as MAQDNAAFCGVPEGVPAGVPAEAKPPPPPPQAPKRRPWGAGGAAAARKRQRYVEKDGKCNVQHGNVRETYRYLTDIFTTLVDLKWRFSLLIFILAYALTWLFFGLIWWVIAYSRGDLEHLGDHTWTPCVNNLNGFVSAFLFSIETETTIGYGHRVITDTCPEGIVLLLLQAILGSMVNAFMVGCMFVKISQPNKRAETLVFSSHAVVSLREDRLCLMFRVGDLRDSHIVEASIRAKLIQSKQTQEGEFIPLDQTDLSVGFETGDDRLFLVSPLIISHEIDERSPFWDVSRGQLERDDFEIVVILEGMVEATGTPGWHRNTVSFCGYIHGDVISVGHIVFVGTYFLRGTHLWGHLHEDTSFPWGHLILMGTRP; from the exons ATGGCTCAGGACAACGCCGCCTTCTGCGGGGTCCCCGAGGGGGTCCCCGCGGGGGTCCCCGCCGAGGCCAAGCCCCCTCCGCCGCCCCCCCAAGCCCCCAAGCGCCGCCCgtggggggccgggggggccgCGGCGGCGCGGAAGCGCCAGCGCTACGTGGAGAAGGACGGCAAGTGCAACGTGCAGCACGGCAACGTGCGCGAGACCTACCGCTACCTGACCGACATCTTCACCACCCTGGTGGACCTCAAGTGGCGCTTCAGCCTCCTCATCTTCATCCTGGCCTACGCCCTCACCTGGCTCTTCTTCGGCCTCATCTGGTGGGTCATCGCCTACAGCCGCGGCGACCTGGAGCACCTGGGCGACCACACCTGGACGCCGTGCGTCAACAACCTCAACGGCTTCGTGTCCGCTTTCCTGTTCTCCATCGAGACCGAGACCACCATCGGCTACGGCCACCGCGTCATCACGGACACGTGCCCCGAGGGCatcgtgctgctgctgctgcaggccatCCTGGGCTCCATGGTCAACGCCTTCATGGTGGGCTGCATGTTCGTCAAGATCTCGCAGCCCAACAAGCGCGCCGAGACCTTGGTGTTCTCCTCGCACGCCGTGGTGTCGCTGCGCGAA GACCGCCTGTGCCTGATGTTCCGCGTGGGCGACCTGCGCGACTCGCACATCGTGGAGGCCTCCATCCGCGCCAAGCTCATCCAGTCCAAGCAGACGCAGGAGGGCGAGTTCATCCCGCTCGACCAGACCGACCTGAGCGTGGGCTTCGAGACCGGCGACGACCGCCTCTTCCTGGTGTCGCCGCTCATCATCAGCCACGAGATCGACGAGCGCAGCCCCTTCTGGGACGTGTCGCGggggcagctggagagggacgACTTCGAGATCGTCGTCATCCTTGAGGGCATGGTGGAGGCCACAG GGACGCCTGGGTGGCACAGGAACACAGTGTCTTTTTGTGGATATATCCATGGGGATGTCATCTCCGTGGGACACATCGTCTTTGTGGGGACGTATTTTCTTCGTGGGACACATCTGTGGGGACACCTCCATGAGGACACATCATTTCCATGGGGACATCTCATCTTGATGGGGACGCGTCCTTGA